In a genomic window of Ignavibacteria bacterium:
- a CDS encoding tetratricopeptide repeat protein has protein sequence MDTETLRRELAQTRSPERKFEIYMQACRDIQYDRPSEALVFARQARVIAKKMKDAAKDLHGLRMIGICHFAANDFAGAHTAFSEALTKYRKRKDASGESRALQNVGLALRGLGRNEEALQAYRASEQILRKIGDEEILVKILNNIGSVCVALSHPADALEAFGECLVLAERRGDLVLVARLMGNIADVYMFVGDPEISLAWSRRALEQHRKNNDAMGVGITLANMGRVLQSQGDFTGALAVSTESLTVMSSLKDSSGMARSMVALSELYMEKRQFEQAATFAEEALAIFTETHDVDRSLRCLLILSRIALQRKKFDEVKKILARARQRAKETDNHPLHIDIELVASAVAKGLKDLAASRKHLNAAMKIAVLNEVSASQADIAEALAHLAEATGDPASALKYERQRAAAQRVADDQLRARHGQALQLRLDVERAQRSREATQHQNERLAFALESKERELNTSAIAIAQKNELLTAIGADLQATIDAPSSDRGQLLRSLLHRVEGHRRTGEDWKNFTEQLKDVHDHFFKMLAERCPDLSSSEIKMASLLKLNLSSKEIAEILSLTLQTVEVYRHRLRKKLDIPSSMSLTTFFQSLD, from the coding sequence ATGGATACTGAGACACTACGGCGTGAGTTGGCGCAGACACGTAGTCCCGAGCGGAAGTTCGAGATCTACATGCAGGCGTGCCGAGACATCCAATACGATCGTCCGAGTGAGGCGTTGGTGTTTGCACGGCAGGCGCGTGTCATAGCCAAGAAGATGAAGGATGCGGCGAAGGATCTGCATGGACTGCGGATGATCGGGATCTGTCACTTTGCCGCGAATGACTTTGCGGGGGCGCATACAGCGTTCAGCGAGGCGCTCACGAAGTATCGCAAGCGTAAGGATGCATCCGGTGAGTCGCGTGCGCTGCAGAATGTAGGGCTGGCGCTGCGCGGCCTGGGTCGCAACGAGGAAGCGCTGCAGGCATATCGAGCCAGCGAGCAGATCCTTCGGAAGATCGGCGATGAAGAGATCCTTGTGAAGATCCTGAACAACATCGGATCGGTATGTGTTGCGCTCAGTCACCCTGCTGATGCACTCGAAGCTTTTGGGGAGTGCCTAGTTCTGGCCGAGCGACGTGGAGATCTTGTCTTGGTAGCCCGGTTGATGGGCAACATTGCAGATGTCTACATGTTCGTTGGCGACCCGGAGATCTCGCTTGCTTGGTCGCGCAGAGCTCTGGAACAACATCGAAAGAACAACGACGCAATGGGTGTTGGCATCACGCTGGCGAATATGGGTAGGGTGTTGCAATCACAGGGAGATTTCACGGGCGCTCTTGCGGTCTCTACCGAGTCGCTCACCGTGATGTCATCACTGAAAGACTCCTCAGGCATGGCTCGCTCAATGGTAGCCCTCAGCGAACTGTACATGGAGAAACGTCAGTTCGAGCAAGCGGCCACCTTCGCTGAAGAAGCACTAGCCATCTTCACAGAGACACACGACGTTGATCGATCGCTCCGCTGCCTGCTCATTCTCTCTCGTATCGCGCTGCAACGAAAGAAGTTTGACGAAGTAAAAAAGATCCTTGCCAGAGCCCGGCAGCGAGCAAAAGAAACCGACAACCATCCCCTTCACATCGATATCGAACTTGTTGCCTCCGCTGTTGCCAAGGGGCTAAAGGATCTAGCCGCATCGCGTAAACATCTGAATGCTGCGATGAAGATCGCCGTCCTCAATGAGGTATCTGCGAGTCAGGCCGATATCGCCGAAGCGCTGGCACACCTTGCGGAAGCCACCGGTGATCCTGCGTCGGCCTTGAAGTACGAGCGCCAGCGCGCTGCTGCGCAGCGCGTAGCCGACGATCAGTTGCGCGCGCGGCATGGCCAAGCCCTGCAGCTCCGGCTCGACGTGGAACGTGCCCAACGCTCGCGCGAAGCCACCCAGCACCAGAACGAGCGCCTTGCCTTTGCCCTCGAAAGCAAGGAACGCGAACTGAACACCTCTGCCATCGCCATCGCCCAGAAGAACGAGCTTCTCACCGCCATCGGTGCTGATCTTCAGGCAACGATCGATGCCCCCTCATCGGATCGGGGTCAGCTCCTACGTTCATTGCTGCATCGTGTTGAAGGCCACCGCCGCACCGGCGAAGACTGGAAGAACTTCACCGAACAGCTCAAAGACGTCCACGATCACTTCTTCAAGATGCTCGCCGAACGCTGCCCCGATCTCAGCTCCTCCGAGATCAAGATGGCCAGCCTCCTCAAACTGAACCTCTCCTCAAAGGAGATCGCCGAGATCCTGTCCCTTACCCTCCAAACGGTAGAGGTCTACCGTCACCGCCTCCGTAAGAAACTGGATATCCCCTCCTCCATGTCCCTTACGACATTCTTCCAATCCCTCGATTGA